CGGGACGGCGCAGGCCAGGGGCCAATTTCCGCAAACCCCCTGTCACCGTGTGCCGTCCCCGCTCTACCATCGGCTTATCCGTAGCAGGCTCCCCTCCGTTTCTGCCCGACGGCTCGTTGGCATGCGAGCCCCAAGCCCTACGGAGCATCGGGGGATGCACATGAACAGCGTTCCGCAGTACCTGTTGAACGAGGACCGCCAAGACTTCGAGCGGATCCTCGACGAGGCGCTGCGCTCCGCCCCACACCGCCAGGATCAAGCCGCTCTCGGCCACAGGTTCAACCCGGAACAACTGCGCACCAAGGCGCTCAACGCCACCGAATCGATCACGTCGGCCGCCGCCACCGAGTACCAGCACTACGTCAAGGTCCGCGAGGAACAGCGCCGACCCGCTCCGGCCACCGCGTCGGCCGGCCCGTCCTCCGCCCATGACTCCGACCTCTCGGAGCCGGGCGCGACGGGGCTCGCCGCCTCCCTCGACGACCCGGCCGAGACCTCGGGCGCGGGCGCCGTCGCCGTCGTCGCCGTGCTCGCGCCCGTCCTCGCCGGGACCGCCGCGCTGATATTCCTGCTCGTCGGCTACCTCCTCAAGATGGTCAGCCCCGGACTGGGGTTCGCCCGGACGATGATCACCGCGGGCTGGGTCTTCGGCGCCGTGACGGCGGCGGCGATCCTGGGCGCCGCCGTCGGACTGCTGCTCACCGCGCTGCGCAACCAGCCCAAGGTCGAGGCCGGTGCGCCCCACGGATCGAGCGAGGAGGTGGACCGGGCCAGGGACGCCTGGCGGGACGCCCTGCTGGAACGCGGCATCCTGCCGTTCCTGCGGGACACGCTCGCCGACCCCGGCACGCCCGCGCCGACGGCCGTGCGCCCGCCGAGGACGACACCCGCGCCGGCCGGCCGGATGCCGCAACTCGGCTACGGCCGCCCCGGCTTCAGCAGCCGGGACGACGACCAGGACAGCGGCCACCGCCCGCGCTTCTCCAGCCCGGACTACAGCAGCCCGGACTTCGGCGGCCCCGAGAACCAGCCCGACTGACCCCGGGCCCGCGCCCTCCCCGACGGCCGATCGGCCGTGCGGGAGAGCGCCTGCCGCGAGGCCACCGGGCTGGGCGAGCCGCCGCACCAGGGCACCCCACCGCCCGAACTTGCCTCTGGCACAGCAGAGTTGACGACTTCTCAGTCGGCGATCGGCAGATACACCCGACTCCCGCTCGCGGCGAACTCCCGCGACTTCTGAGCCATGCCGTCCTCGATCTCCGCCCGGCTCCCCCCGTGTTCGCGGCGGATGTCGTGGGAGATCTTCATCGGGGACGACTTCCGTCCGGAGTTGGCCTCGCCCGTACGACTGCGAAGACCTGCAGGCGCCGTGAGAACTGTGCGATGTGCCCGGCACAGCCCCGTTGTCAGACCGGGATGGCACAGTGCAGCACCATGAACATAGACCGGTTCTGGCACCTCATCGAATCCGCGCGTTCATCCGCCACCGTCTCCGGATCCCCCTTCGACGAGACACTGGTGGACGTCCTCGCCGAGTGCCCTCGGCGAGAGATCCTTGAATACGCCGAGCGATTCGACGAGGTACACGACGCCCTGTACCGCTGGGACATCTGGGCTGCGGCCTATCTCATCGGCGGTGGCTGTTCCGACGACAGTTTCATGGACTTCCGTGCAGGGGTGATCGCACTGGGCCGGGACTGGTACGAGTGCACGGCTCTGAGCCCGGACAGCCTCGCCGGGCACCCCGCTGTCGTCGAAGCCGCAAGCGCCCACCATGACGAGGCTCTGTTCCACGAGAACGTGAACTACGCAGCCAGTGAGGCTTTTGAACGCCTCACCGGTGACCGGGAAGCCTTCTATAAGGCTCAGGCCGAGCACCGGTCCGCCGGCCGGCAGCACGGCAGCGCGACGGACATGGGTGAAGACTTCGACTTCGACGACGCGGATGAGATGCATCGACGACTGCCCCGCCTGGCGGCGCTCTACCTCTGAGCGTCCGGCCGGCCCACGGCTCCTCCGAGAGACGTGAGCCGACCTATAGGACCAAGGGCTACTCCGCCAGCGGCAGGTACACCCTGTTCCCGCTCGCCGCGAACTCCTTCGACTTCTGGAGCATCCCCTCAGCGACCTCCTCGGCCGACGCCCCCGCAGCCGCCGTACCACCGAACTGCTTTGTGATGGATTGGCTGATCTTCATCGAGCAGAACTTCGGCCCGCACATCGAGCAGAAGTGCGCCGTCTTGGCGGGCTCCGCCGGAAGTGTCTCGTCGTGGAACTCTCGCGCCGTGTCCGGGTCGAGCGCCAGATTGAACTGGTCCTCCCAGCGGAACTCGAACCGGGCGTCGGAGAGCGCGTCGTCCCACTCCTGCGCACCCGGATGCCCCTTGGCGAGGTCGGCGGCATGGGCGGCGATCTTGTAGGTGATGACACCGGTCTTGACGTCGTCCCGGTCGGGCAGGCCCAGGTGCTCCTTGGGGGTGACGTAGCAGAGCATCGCCGTACCCCACCAGGCGATCATCGCGGCACCGATACCGGAGGTGATGTGGTCGTACGCCGGCGCGATGTCCGTGGTCAGCGGGCCGAGCGTATAGAACGGAGCTTCATCGCAGATCTCCTGCTGAAGGTCGATGTTCTCCTTGATCTTGTGCATCGGGACGTGTCCCGGGCCCTCGATCATCGTCTGCACCTGAAAACGCTTGGCGATCGTGTTGAGTTCCCCGAGCGTGCGCAACTCCGCGAACTGCGCCTCGTCGTTGGCGTCCGCGATCGAGCCGGGCCGCAGACCGTCGCCCAGCGAGTAGGTGACGTCGTAGGCGGCGAGGATCTCGCAGAGCTCCTCGAAGTTCTCGTACAGGAACGACTCCCGGTGGTGCGCGAGGCACCAGGCGGCCATGATCGAGCCGCCGCGCGAGACGATGCCCGTCTTGCGGTTCGCGGTGAGCGGCACGTACGGGAGGCGGACGCCCGCGTGCACCGTCATGTAGTCCACGCCCTGCTCGGCCTGTTCGATCACCGTGTCCTTGTAGATCTCCCAGGTCAGCTCCTCGGCCCGGCCGTCGACCTTCTCCAGCGCCTGGTACAGCGGCACCGTGCCGATGGGGACGGGGGAGTTGCGCAGCACCCACTCGCGGGTGGTGTGGATATTGCGCCCGGTGGACAGGTCCATGACCGTGTCGGCGCCCCAGTGCGTCGCCCAGGTCATCTTCTCCACCTCCTCCTCGATGGAGGAAGTCACCGCGGAATTGCCGATGTTGGCGTTCACCTTCACCAGGAACCGCTTGCCGATGATCATCGGCTCGATCTCCGGATGGTTGACGTTGGCCGGCAGGACCGCGCGGCCGGCCGCGATCTCCTCGCGGACCACCTCGGGCGAGACGTTCTCCCGCAACGCCACGTACTCCATCTCCGGAGTGACCTCGCCCCGGCGCGCGTAGGCGAGTTGGGTCACCGCGGTGCCGTCCCTGCCGCGACGCGGCTGACGCGGGCGGCCGGGGAAGACCGCGTCGAGGTTGCGCAGACCGCCCCTCGGTGAGGTGTGCTTGATGCCGTCGTCCTCGGGGCGGACCGGGC
The sequence above is a segment of the Streptomyces griseoviridis genome. Coding sequences within it:
- a CDS encoding DUF4240 domain-containing protein; translation: MNIDRFWHLIESARSSATVSGSPFDETLVDVLAECPRREILEYAERFDEVHDALYRWDIWAAAYLIGGGCSDDSFMDFRAGVIALGRDWYECTALSPDSLAGHPAVVEAASAHHDEALFHENVNYAASEAFERLTGDREAFYKAQAEHRSAGRQHGSATDMGEDFDFDDADEMHRRLPRLAALYL
- the thiC gene encoding phosphomethylpyrimidine synthase ThiC, with the translated sequence MTIKDARTPASSQDEQPATGEPSQETGKSIGWHKGYVEGSRPDLRVPVRQVHLTNGRSVALYDTSGPYTDPSVDTDVRRGLPPLRENWIIARGDTAEYPGRPVRPEDDGIKHTSPRGGLRNLDAVFPGRPRQPRRGRDGTAVTQLAYARRGEVTPEMEYVALRENVSPEVVREEIAAGRAVLPANVNHPEIEPMIIGKRFLVKVNANIGNSAVTSSIEEEVEKMTWATHWGADTVMDLSTGRNIHTTREWVLRNSPVPIGTVPLYQALEKVDGRAEELTWEIYKDTVIEQAEQGVDYMTVHAGVRLPYVPLTANRKTGIVSRGGSIMAAWCLAHHRESFLYENFEELCEILAAYDVTYSLGDGLRPGSIADANDEAQFAELRTLGELNTIAKRFQVQTMIEGPGHVPMHKIKENIDLQQEICDEAPFYTLGPLTTDIAPAYDHITSGIGAAMIAWWGTAMLCYVTPKEHLGLPDRDDVKTGVITYKIAAHAADLAKGHPGAQEWDDALSDARFEFRWEDQFNLALDPDTAREFHDETLPAEPAKTAHFCSMCGPKFCSMKISQSITKQFGGTAAAGASAEEVAEGMLQKSKEFAASGNRVYLPLAE